One Deltaproteobacteria bacterium DNA window includes the following coding sequences:
- a CDS encoding PEGA domain-containing protein, with the protein MPLPGLLAWLLLCAALPHAGCATTSPRSAPSGLGSQPGQDRIWVVREGSCCEPTASAAAEELLRRVAQRRRATLVPVARGAVSGRTTRSGDDVRQVLGRAVSLYVALSTTKLRRELERAQAVVDRTAGEGLVARELAQLQLLLGALAHAEGNSERARHHFRLAVGHDPGLSPDPDTFSPAIRTELSRARSARRPIDVVIRSVPPGAQILFDGAPSGVTPLTLRATSDGEHYLRLEAPCYRPWTDRVRFRNAAHLEARLEPRPATELATIFETQAENRAQAAAVLGGAGVALVSASDGGAQVEVWSPHAARPSGARRVGPATPPEELDRAAGELASFLAPGPTPERPEEGSRRPGFFRRTWWVWALVVGVAAPVAIAVPLAVSGGSSTPSDPDRPVRLRLP; encoded by the coding sequence GTGCCCCTCCCCGGCCTGCTCGCGTGGCTGCTGCTCTGCGCCGCGCTTCCCCACGCCGGCTGCGCAACGACCTCGCCGCGGAGCGCCCCCTCGGGCCTCGGCAGCCAGCCGGGTCAGGACCGCATCTGGGTCGTGCGCGAGGGCAGCTGCTGCGAGCCGACCGCCTCCGCGGCGGCCGAGGAGCTCCTGCGTCGCGTCGCCCAGCGGCGACGAGCGACCCTGGTCCCCGTGGCCCGTGGCGCGGTCTCGGGGCGCACGACGCGCTCCGGCGACGACGTCCGACAGGTCCTCGGGCGTGCCGTCTCGCTCTACGTCGCCCTGAGCACGACCAAGCTCCGTCGAGAACTCGAGCGCGCGCAAGCCGTCGTGGACCGCACCGCGGGCGAAGGCCTCGTGGCGCGCGAACTAGCACAGCTCCAGCTCCTCCTCGGCGCGCTCGCCCACGCCGAGGGGAATAGCGAGCGCGCCCGGCACCACTTCCGTCTCGCCGTGGGGCACGACCCGGGCCTTTCACCCGATCCGGACACCTTCTCGCCCGCGATTCGCACCGAACTCTCTCGCGCCCGGAGCGCGCGCCGCCCGATCGACGTCGTGATCCGGTCGGTACCGCCGGGGGCGCAGATCCTCTTCGACGGCGCCCCGAGCGGGGTGACCCCCCTGACCCTGCGCGCCACCTCCGACGGCGAGCACTACCTTCGCCTGGAGGCCCCCTGTTACCGCCCGTGGACCGACCGGGTCCGGTTCCGCAACGCGGCGCACCTCGAGGCGCGGCTCGAGCCTCGGCCGGCCACCGAGCTCGCCACGATCTTCGAGACCCAGGCCGAAAACCGCGCGCAGGCGGCGGCGGTCCTCGGAGGAGCCGGCGTGGCCCTCGTCTCGGCCAGCGACGGAGGCGCTCAGGTGGAGGTCTGGTCCCCCCACGCGGCGCGACCGTCGGGCGCTCGCCGGGTTGGTCCCGCGACGCCCCCCGAGGAGCTCGACCGCGCGGCGGGAGAGCTCGCCAGCTTTCTCGCCCCGGGGCCGACCCCCGAGCGGCCCGAGGAGGGCAGCCGCCGCCCGGGCTTCTTCCGACGAACCTGGTGGGTATGGGCCCTCGTGGTCGGCGTCGCCGCCCCGGTGGCCATCGCCGTCCCTCTGGCGGTGAGCGGTGGGAGCAGCACTCCCTCGGATCCCGACCGGCCCGTGCGTCTTCGCCTCCCCTGA
- a CDS encoding outer membrane protein transport protein, producing the protein MIILIGRRSRWLAFLAALWPSLAQAGGFFLPGHGVRGLGRGGAFVAGGDDAGAIWYNPAAIAGLRGVHVLVDGTLVLQSATYTRVDSGGNLLPSVRNEGPLLPIPTLAFAMRAFHKRLWIGASLSAPTAALPAFPRPSYDACPAGAQPVGCLDTAHTDAPQRYSLISYKGTLFVQLDLAVAFQLLPQLAIGISLQNQVVGLYTLKAATSYNGALSSGPEDPEFDTLTQTRMLGFVNPSAKVGLKYQPHPRVKLGLAVQLPVWVRAAGAVDVQLPASPLYSRSSVEGTDGHITATFPLMVGAGVEVRPIPRLRLELDLHWESWSMTERLSFVPDDIYISNVPGIGRYKVPEMAEVLHLRDALSVRLGVEYFIPRAPVAVRAGYVFERGAVEDAYASVLLLDHNKQLFTAGASLTLRGFRLDALYGFVLVPSREVDHRDSRALQINPISPAGAVGVGGGHYETASHLLGLGVSKAF; encoded by the coding sequence GGCGCTCTGGCCGAGCCTCGCGCAGGCGGGGGGGTTCTTTCTCCCCGGGCACGGGGTGAGGGGCCTCGGACGCGGCGGGGCCTTCGTCGCCGGTGGCGATGACGCGGGGGCCATCTGGTACAACCCGGCGGCCATCGCCGGCCTGCGAGGTGTCCACGTCCTCGTGGACGGGACGCTGGTGCTGCAGAGCGCCACGTACACGCGCGTCGACTCGGGCGGAAACCTCCTGCCGAGCGTGCGGAACGAAGGCCCGCTCCTGCCGATTCCGACCCTGGCCTTCGCCATGCGGGCGTTCCACAAGCGGCTGTGGATCGGCGCCTCGCTGAGTGCGCCCACCGCCGCGCTGCCGGCCTTTCCTCGTCCGAGCTACGACGCGTGTCCGGCCGGGGCGCAGCCCGTGGGCTGCCTGGACACCGCCCACACCGACGCGCCGCAGAGGTACTCGCTCATCTCGTACAAGGGGACGCTCTTCGTTCAGCTCGACCTGGCGGTGGCTTTCCAGCTCCTGCCGCAGCTCGCAATTGGAATCTCCCTTCAAAATCAGGTCGTCGGGCTCTACACGCTCAAGGCCGCCACGAGCTACAACGGCGCGCTGAGCAGCGGCCCGGAGGATCCCGAGTTCGACACGCTGACGCAGACGCGGATGCTCGGGTTCGTGAACCCCTCGGCGAAGGTGGGTCTGAAGTACCAGCCTCACCCGAGGGTGAAGCTGGGACTCGCGGTGCAGCTTCCCGTCTGGGTGCGCGCCGCCGGCGCCGTGGACGTGCAACTCCCGGCCAGCCCGCTCTACTCGCGTTCCTCGGTGGAGGGCACCGACGGACACATCACCGCCACCTTCCCGCTCATGGTGGGGGCGGGGGTGGAGGTGCGGCCCATCCCGCGGCTGCGCCTCGAGCTGGATCTGCACTGGGAGAGCTGGTCCATGACCGAGCGGCTCTCCTTCGTACCGGACGACATCTACATCAGCAACGTGCCGGGCATCGGGCGCTACAAGGTCCCCGAGATGGCGGAGGTGCTGCACCTGAGAGACGCGCTTTCGGTGCGGCTGGGGGTGGAGTACTTCATCCCGCGGGCGCCGGTGGCGGTGCGCGCGGGGTACGTCTTCGAGAGGGGCGCCGTGGAGGACGCGTACGCCTCCGTGCTGCTGCTCGACCACAACAAGCAGCTCTTCACCGCGGGTGCGAGCCTGACGCTGCGCGGCTTTCGCCTGGATGCGCTCTACGGGTTCGTGCTCGTCCCGTCTCGCGAGGTGGATCATCGAGATAGCCGAGCGCTGCAGATCAACCCCATCAGTCCCGCCGGAGCGGTGGGGGTGGGTGGCGGGCACTACGAGACGGCGTCGCACCTCCTCGGGCTCGGGGTGAGCAAGGCTTTCTGA
- a CDS encoding sigma 54-interacting transcriptional regulator: MVPLEPDHPVVIGRSRPSDLPIRDGSLSRQHARFELLEDAVWVEDLGSTNGTRVNGKKIHRAKLRLDDEVSLGGVTVSVHVLAPAASEPLGIEGHDRFMQALEDELVRSRTFGRGLALLMVQTAKPQDGHLSVWCPRVRQLLRPVDRIALYGPSTVLIALPEVGQAEAVRLAQATVERRDKREPALICGLALYPGSAASAEELLAQARLAVQGARASQPVRLAEVASPALAAEQVGDGPVVLDPEMKRVAETALRLGDSVIPVLIQGETGTGKEVVARMIHEAGRRRRGPLRCINCGAIPQQLIESVLFGHEKGAFTGAVSQSKGLFEEADKGTVLLDEVGELSLATQAALLRVIESKRLSRVGSTKELEVDVRVLAATHRDLEEMCERGTFRWDLFYRLNTMTVRLPPLRERASEVLPLARHFMALANAANGRRIQRIDAAAEALLQGYSWPGNVRELRNVIERAVVIAQDGVIGVDDLSERVRKATEPRGGPALEPVDSAAVDLKAKLKRYEAQLILDALQAHGWNQTDTAKALDMPLRTLVRKIQLLGIRKKYEPGSGGA; this comes from the coding sequence ATGGTGCCGCTCGAGCCGGACCACCCGGTGGTGATCGGGAGGTCGCGCCCCTCCGACCTGCCGATTCGGGATGGCAGTCTGTCGCGCCAGCACGCGCGCTTCGAGCTCCTCGAGGACGCCGTCTGGGTGGAAGACCTCGGCTCCACCAACGGCACGCGGGTCAACGGCAAGAAGATCCATCGCGCGAAGCTTCGCCTCGACGACGAGGTGAGCCTCGGGGGCGTGACGGTATCGGTGCACGTGCTGGCGCCGGCAGCGTCCGAGCCGCTAGGTATCGAGGGCCACGACCGCTTCATGCAGGCGCTCGAGGACGAGCTCGTTCGGTCGCGCACCTTCGGGCGGGGGCTGGCCCTCCTGATGGTCCAGACCGCCAAGCCACAGGATGGACATCTGTCGGTCTGGTGCCCGCGCGTCCGGCAGCTCCTTCGTCCCGTGGATCGCATCGCGCTCTACGGGCCCTCGACGGTCCTCATCGCACTTCCCGAGGTGGGCCAGGCCGAGGCGGTTCGTCTGGCGCAGGCCACCGTCGAGCGACGCGACAAGCGAGAGCCGGCCTTGATCTGCGGCCTCGCCCTCTACCCCGGGTCGGCCGCCTCCGCCGAGGAGCTCCTCGCCCAGGCGCGGCTCGCGGTCCAGGGGGCGAGGGCGAGTCAGCCCGTCCGCCTGGCCGAGGTGGCCTCGCCCGCTCTCGCGGCAGAGCAGGTGGGCGACGGACCCGTGGTGCTGGATCCTGAGATGAAGCGCGTCGCGGAGACCGCTCTGCGGCTCGGCGATTCCGTGATTCCGGTGCTGATCCAGGGCGAGACGGGGACGGGCAAGGAGGTCGTGGCGCGCATGATCCACGAGGCCGGGCGCAGGCGGCGGGGGCCGCTACGGTGCATCAACTGCGGCGCGATTCCGCAGCAGCTCATCGAGAGCGTGCTCTTCGGCCACGAGAAGGGGGCGTTCACGGGGGCGGTCTCGCAGAGCAAGGGGCTCTTCGAGGAGGCGGACAAGGGGACCGTGCTCCTCGACGAGGTGGGCGAGCTTTCTCTCGCCACGCAGGCGGCGTTGCTGCGCGTCATCGAGAGCAAGCGCCTCAGTCGCGTCGGCTCGACCAAGGAGCTCGAGGTGGACGTGCGAGTGCTTGCGGCGACGCATCGGGACCTCGAGGAGATGTGCGAGCGGGGGACCTTTCGCTGGGATCTGTTCTACCGCCTGAACACGATGACCGTCCGCTTGCCTCCACTCCGCGAGCGGGCTTCGGAGGTCTTGCCGCTGGCGCGGCACTTCATGGCTCTTGCGAATGCCGCGAATGGGCGCCGCATCCAGCGGATCGACGCCGCGGCGGAGGCGCTGCTCCAGGGGTACAGCTGGCCCGGCAACGTTCGCGAGCTTCGGAACGTGATCGAGCGCGCCGTGGTGATCGCTCAAGACGGAGTGATCGGCGTGGACGACCTCTCCGAGCGGGTGCGAAAGGCGACCGAGCCCCGCGGTGGCCCGGCCCTCGAACCCGTCGACAGCGCCGCGGTGGACCTCAAGGCGAAGCTCAAGCGCTACGAAGCGCAGCTCATTCTGGACGCGCTGCAGGCCCACGGCTGGAACCAAACGGACACGGCGAAGGCGCTGGACATGCCCCTCCGGACGCTGGTGCGGAAGATCCAGCTCCTCGGGATTAGGAAGAAGTACGAGCCCGGGTCGGGCGGCGCGTAA